From one Catenuloplanes nepalensis genomic stretch:
- a CDS encoding ABC transporter permease gives MSTWEILKFAGKGVTANKLRSALTMLGILIGVAAVILLVAVGNGSAAAIQNQISALGTNTITVMSTNRGGTTNTALTTEIADALRDETLAPDVESVSPVVSASGTLTYDGTDHEISQFVGTGGSYLAAQSYEIDRGAAFTDADVAQAKRVTVIGQTVAEELFEGVDPVGEQVTVGGALFTVVGVLAEKSSSGVQDANDLAIAPLTAVQQTLAGYGSLSSIVVEAVSADRVTAAQNEIATILDQRLKVSDGGTAPYRIQNASQLLETQTETADTFTVLLGAVAGISLLVGGIGITNIMLVTVTERTREIGIRKALGAPRRVILTQFLAEATILSLTGGGLGVLIAVLGSRFEIAGVQPVIVPSSVVLALGVSVAIGLFFGGYPASRAASLRPIDALRYE, from the coding sequence GTGAGCACCTGGGAGATCCTGAAGTTCGCCGGGAAGGGCGTGACCGCGAACAAGCTGCGCTCCGCGCTCACCATGCTCGGCATCCTGATCGGCGTCGCGGCCGTCATCCTGCTGGTCGCGGTCGGCAACGGCTCGGCGGCCGCGATCCAGAACCAGATCTCCGCGCTCGGCACGAACACGATCACGGTGATGAGCACGAACCGCGGCGGCACCACGAACACGGCGCTGACCACGGAGATCGCGGACGCGCTGCGGGACGAGACGCTGGCGCCGGACGTCGAGTCGGTCTCGCCGGTGGTCAGCGCGTCCGGCACGCTCACCTACGACGGCACCGACCACGAGATCAGCCAGTTCGTCGGCACCGGCGGCAGCTATCTGGCGGCGCAGTCCTACGAGATCGACCGGGGGGCCGCGTTCACCGACGCGGACGTCGCGCAGGCGAAACGGGTCACCGTGATCGGGCAGACCGTGGCGGAGGAGCTGTTCGAGGGCGTCGACCCGGTCGGCGAGCAGGTCACGGTCGGCGGCGCGCTGTTCACCGTGGTCGGCGTGCTGGCGGAGAAGTCCTCGTCCGGTGTGCAGGACGCGAACGACCTCGCGATCGCGCCGCTCACCGCGGTGCAGCAGACGCTCGCCGGGTACGGATCGCTCAGCTCGATCGTGGTCGAGGCGGTCTCCGCCGACCGGGTCACCGCGGCGCAGAACGAGATCGCCACGATCCTCGACCAGCGACTCAAGGTCTCCGACGGCGGCACCGCGCCGTACCGGATCCAGAACGCCTCTCAGCTTCTGGAGACGCAGACCGAGACCGCGGACACGTTCACCGTGCTGCTCGGCGCGGTGGCCGGCATCTCACTGCTGGTCGGCGGCATCGGCATCACGAACATCATGCTGGTCACGGTGACCGAGCGGACGCGGGAGATCGGGATCCGGAAGGCGCTCGGCGCACCCCGCCGGGTGATCCTGACCCAGTTCCTCGCCGAGGCCACGATCCTGAGCCTGACCGGCGGCGGCCTGGGCGTGCTGATCGCGGTGCTCGGCAGCCGGTTCGAGATCGCCGGTGTGCAGCCGGTGATCGTGCCGAGTTCGGTCGTCCTGGCGCTCGGCGTCTCCGTCGCCATCGGCCTGTTCTTCGGCGGCTACCCGGCGAGCCGCGCCGCGAGCCTCCGCCCGATCGACGCACTTCGCTACGAATAG
- a CDS encoding Uma2 family endonuclease has translation MTASVLEHDGPWTEQDYFALGQSPSRIELIDGSLLVSPSASKKHRIISRRLANLLEPAAEAAGLVVIEAINVRLRPGRIVIPDIVVADTDEEGGTVEAGEVHMLVEIVSPSNAATDRVIKVQLYAAARIPAYLLVEPETKSMRLLRLAGEHYAEVAVSTDSLALTAPIAVTLRVADLLSR, from the coding sequence ATGACGGCATCCGTGCTGGAGCACGACGGTCCGTGGACCGAGCAGGACTATTTCGCGTTGGGCCAGAGCCCGTCGCGGATCGAGCTGATCGATGGGAGTTTGTTGGTGAGCCCGTCCGCCAGCAAAAAGCATCGGATAATCTCGCGACGGCTGGCCAATCTTCTGGAGCCCGCGGCCGAAGCCGCCGGCCTGGTGGTCATCGAGGCGATCAACGTTCGGCTTCGTCCTGGCCGCATCGTCATTCCGGACATCGTGGTGGCCGATACCGACGAGGAGGGCGGCACCGTCGAGGCCGGCGAGGTTCACATGCTCGTCGAGATCGTCTCGCCGAGCAATGCCGCTACTGACCGTGTAATCAAGGTGCAGCTTTACGCGGCCGCGCGTATTCCGGCGTACCTCCTGGTGGAGCCGGAAACGAAGAGTATGCGACTGCTGCGCTTGGCGGGTGAGCATTACGCGGAGGTTGCGGTATCCACCGACTCTCTGGCGCTGACCGCGCCGATCGCCGTGACGCTTCGTGTGGCGGACCTGCTGAGCCGATAG
- a CDS encoding efflux RND transporter periplasmic adaptor subunit: protein MWAYLSFVQPARGEATANASTTRTLTVQQGTVTATVSADGTVTSANTASADFGTSGTVTEINVRVGDVVKKGQVLAKIDPTAADRSLAAARADLTAAQDALARAEEAGSDTTSAETQVTQAELAVEAAEEAVEGATLTATMDGTVITINGSVGGTASGSSSSDGGQSGQSSQSSTGTAFMEIADLGTLQVTASFAEADATKLEEGQAATVTWNALTGVTATATVASIDPSSSAEGESVTYGATLTLAETPDGAKSGQTVSVAVTTGTAENVVMVNSAAITSSGRGHTVTTVVDGQQVATAVEIGLEGDTMTEITSGLAAGDQVLYTIEESTGGSSEQGGGFPGGGFTGGGPGGLTGGGGTRGGGAAGGGTAGGGR, encoded by the coding sequence GTGTGGGCCTATCTCTCCTTCGTCCAGCCCGCGCGCGGCGAGGCGACCGCGAACGCGAGCACCACGCGGACGCTGACCGTGCAGCAGGGCACGGTGACCGCCACGGTCAGCGCGGACGGCACGGTGACCAGCGCGAACACGGCGAGTGCCGACTTCGGCACGTCCGGCACGGTCACCGAGATCAACGTCAGGGTCGGTGACGTCGTGAAGAAGGGGCAGGTGCTCGCGAAGATCGATCCGACCGCGGCGGACCGGAGCCTGGCGGCGGCGCGGGCCGACCTCACGGCCGCGCAGGACGCGCTGGCCCGGGCCGAGGAGGCGGGCAGTGACACCACGTCCGCCGAGACGCAGGTGACGCAGGCCGAGCTCGCGGTCGAGGCCGCGGAGGAGGCGGTCGAGGGCGCCACGCTGACCGCCACCATGGACGGCACCGTCATCACGATCAACGGCAGCGTCGGGGGTACGGCGAGCGGCTCCTCATCAAGCGACGGCGGCCAGAGCGGCCAGAGCAGTCAGAGCAGCACCGGCACCGCGTTCATGGAGATCGCCGACCTGGGCACGCTGCAGGTCACGGCGTCGTTCGCGGAGGCGGACGCCACGAAGCTGGAGGAGGGCCAGGCCGCGACCGTCACCTGGAACGCGCTGACCGGCGTCACCGCGACCGCGACCGTCGCCTCGATCGACCCGAGTTCGTCCGCGGAGGGTGAGTCGGTCACCTACGGCGCCACGCTCACGCTGGCGGAGACGCCGGACGGCGCGAAGTCCGGCCAGACCGTCTCGGTCGCGGTCACGACCGGCACCGCGGAGAACGTCGTGATGGTCAACTCGGCCGCGATCACGTCCAGTGGCCGCGGTCACACGGTCACCACGGTGGTCGACGGCCAGCAGGTCGCCACGGCCGTGGAGATCGGCCTGGAGGGCGACACGATGACCGAGATCACCTCCGGGCTGGCCGCGGGCGACCAGGTGCTCTACACGATCGAGGAGAGCACCGGCGGCAGCTCCGAGCAGGGCGGCGGGTTCCCGGGCGGCGGCTTCACCGGCGGTGGCCCCGGCGGTCTCACCGGTGGCGGCGGAACGCGTGGCGGCGGCGCGGCGGGCGGCGGCACGGCGGGCGGTGGCCGGTGA
- a CDS encoding ABC transporter ATP-binding protein: MTTAATYRWADAPAKAGTPVLDVRQLRKVYGEGEATVHALAGVSLTVQRGDYVAIMGSSGSGKSTLMNILGCLDIPSTGRYLLDGVDVSELSDRQLAVVRNRLIGFIFQSFNLIPRTTALANVELPLAYAGVKPAARRKRALAALDLVGLAARAGHEPNQLSGGQQQRVAVARALVTEPALLLADEPTGNLDSRSTEDVLKIFDDLHAQGRTIVLITHEAEVGARAGRLIRLFDGQVRSDERNRR, encoded by the coding sequence GTGACGACCGCCGCGACCTACCGCTGGGCCGACGCGCCGGCGAAGGCCGGAACGCCCGTCCTCGACGTGCGGCAGCTGCGCAAGGTGTACGGCGAGGGCGAGGCCACCGTGCACGCGCTCGCCGGCGTGAGCCTCACCGTGCAACGCGGCGACTACGTGGCGATCATGGGCTCGTCCGGCTCCGGCAAGTCCACCCTGATGAACATCCTGGGCTGCCTCGACATCCCGTCGACCGGCCGCTACCTGCTGGACGGCGTGGACGTCAGCGAGCTCTCCGACCGGCAGCTCGCGGTGGTCCGGAACCGGTTGATCGGCTTCATCTTCCAGTCGTTCAACCTGATCCCGCGTACCACCGCGCTGGCGAACGTGGAGCTGCCGCTCGCCTACGCGGGCGTGAAACCGGCTGCCCGGCGGAAGCGCGCGCTGGCCGCGCTGGACCTGGTCGGCCTCGCGGCCCGGGCCGGCCACGAGCCGAACCAGCTCTCCGGCGGCCAGCAGCAGCGCGTGGCGGTGGCCCGCGCGCTGGTCACGGAGCCGGCGCTGCTGCTCGCGGACGAGCCGACCGGAAACCTGGACAGCCGTTCCACCGAGGACGTGCTGAAGATCTTCGACGACCTGCACGCGCAGGGCCGGACGATCGTGCTGATCACGCACGAGGCCGAGGTGGGCGCGCGGGCCGGCCGGCTGATCCGGCTCTTCGACGGACAGGTCCGGTCCGACGAGAGGAACCGCCGGTGA